The sequence below is a genomic window from Manis pentadactyla isolate mManPen7 chromosome 17, mManPen7.hap1, whole genome shotgun sequence.
aatgacttttttctttttttttttttgatacagCAACAGTATCAGAGTGCTCTATTTTGGGCAGATAAGGTAGCTTCACTCTCACATGGTGAGTGAtaaattctaattttttcttgatttctctatctttaaaaatctcatttgccTTGCTTGCATCTCTACCCATGTTTGTAATTTTTCTCTCCAGAGGAACCCCAGGACATTTACTGGCTGGCTCAATGCCTTTACCTGACCGCACAGTACCACAGAGCAGCTCATGCTCTTCGGTCACGGAAACTGGACAAAGTAAGTGATTGTATGAACTTAAAGCTTTTCAGAGCTTCCTAAAATGTCGTTAGATTATTATATAGGTGTATGTTCTTTTTatgtcaaaattattttaaaggattaaatttttcttactgaatgtaaagagaaaatttcttattcttaatttcaATCACCTACTTCCCTCCCAACTCCCACCCCCAGTCAAACAGACTAAGTTTTGaaaattctgttttctaaatATTGGGTCTTTAGAAAATATCTATTTCCTAAATATGGACATTCCTTTCCATCTTATTACCAGTCATGCATGTCAAGCCTTTAATTTGTCTCTGTTGTTGTTTTAGCctcttttgtctctttctataACATTTTTACTACTTCCCACCTTGGCTGCCCTCTAGTATCTCTTTAACTATGACAGGGTAGTCTTCCTAAAACACAGATCTTGTGATGTCACAGTAGCACTCAGTAATTCCCATTACTGAGTGATATCCATTTATAGGATAAAATCAGGTGCATTACTAGATACCCAGGGTCCTTGATGGTCTCTGGTCGGCACCTAGCCCACCAGAATCAGCACGTGTAGCATATCCTCCAGTCCTGCTGACTGCTCGTGGTTCCTAAGACTTGTGGCCACTATTCAGACTCAGTGCCTGGACTGCTGGCCAGTCCCTCCTGCACCCGCCCCTTGGAGAGGTTTTGTTCTTCAGCTGGCTAGCCCTTTGTATGCTCTTCTTTCAAAGTTAAGAAAGaaactgtgtggtgtgtttttgTCTCCCCTGCTATAACCTCCGTGAGGCCAGATCATTACTCCTTTTTGAATCCTCAGTTCCTAGTAAAACAGTAGGTTCATGCTGAATATAGGTTAAAAagattggatttattttcttcaacggtaaaaagagaaattattaaaatagCTTTTTTCACTTCATGCTTGAGTTTTCTTTAGACTGAAGATGCATACTATCTTGACCACTTTTATAATAGATTAATTTCTTTCCTAGTTGTATGAAGCATGTCGTTACCTTGCAGCTAGATGCCATGTAAGTACACTCATGGTTTCAATTTACTTAATAGAAGTTTAATTATATGAATGTTATGCATCCCTTACTTGTGTGAGAATTCCAGAGATGGTGCTTGCCAGACTACTAAAACATTTTGTGAGGAAATCCCTtcttttttaagaattatttacgtaaaatgctgaatctccatttattAAAAGCTGACATGCATGAAGAAAATTCTGCTTTAGACATTTAGACTTAAATAATAATGGATTTGTATATCTAGCATTAGAAGTCATGAGGGGTgaatggcatttctgttttctACATAGTATGCAGCCAAAGAATACCAGCAGGCCCTTGATATCCTTGATATGGAGGAGCCAATCAACAAGAGATTATTTGAGAGACACTTGAAGGATGAAAGTGGCTTGAAGGACCCCTCCAGTGACTGGGAAGTGTCACAGTCCTCAGTAAGTCACCCTGTAATGCACGTGCTTCTGTAGTGTCAGTCAGAGTTACCCCCATGCCGTACCAAACACGAAGCACCTTCTTTTACTTGAGTGTCACCATGTTAAACAGTTTTGGTGCCATCTTCTTTAATTTGCCCACCCAAACCCAAGAAgattccaaaacatgtatcagCATCAGTTGGAAGCTGGGATCATGTGCTCATATGCTTGACTTTGAAATCACTGACTTGAGATCTTCTTGTACTGGGTGCCTTAAACCACCCCTTCCTACCGTGCTTTGACAATGTTTTGTGCTAACCCCTTACCCTCCAAGAAATCTGATTATCTTAAATTGTGTCTTTCTTTCCAGGGAGTGGTTTGGttttattatttatgttatttttgtacatttcggtttatatactttatatgtgGGTGAACTGCAAACTCTGTGCTGGCCAAGATTATATAATGTAACAGGAATGGCATACTCCGTTTCACCTATAGTCCAGGAAAGGAAACTGCAGCCAAGACTTGTCCAAGTGTCCAAGGTCACTAGCAAGTGTCAGAACTGGGATTTGTATGCAGGTCTGTCCAGCTCCAGAAAGCCATGCTCCTAACCTCTATACTACATTGTTGCCAGTTGTCTAATATTTACTAGGATTCTTTCCTTGAGATTTGGCTACCAAACTGGCAAAAGTTTGATCTGGTATCTCTGTGCTGTTTGCAGTCTCTGAATGTCACCCTGTTTAGGATAGAACAAATCAGGAACAAAGTAGCAGTGACACGCACTCTGGTTGTAAAGATTTTCTGAAGTGAGGAGAGCCTAGGGAAGAGATTAGAgacatttgctttgttttcatgtttctatTAATTTATACTATGAGAGTTGGAACAAATCCTTTTAGACGTAAAAGTAAGTCTCAGCCTTTGGGTAATACGTCATTTTTGATAAAAAATTAGGTTTAAAAGTATTGGCCTAAGTATGTGACTCTTCATGTTTTCCCTACAGATAAAGAGTTCTATTTGTCTTTTACGAGGGAAAATCTATGATGCTCTAGATAACCGAACCCTCGCTACCTACAGCTATAAAGAAGCTTTGAAGCTTGATGTCTATTGTTTTGAGGCATTTGATCTTTTAACATCACACCACATGTTGACAGCCCAAGAAGGTTTGGAAACTCAGGTGTTTTTATATTTAGTGTAATActgcttggattttttttctctgaaatctgTAGAATCAAGAGCAGGCTGTGTACAGGTTTAAATAGACCTATTAACCTCACTGATGTCTTCAGATATGTAACCCACTGCAGAACAGTGCTGGGCAGTGCCGCTCACGTCAGAATCATCAGGGATGGTGACGTGGTGAGGCCATCTTTTTGAGAAGTTATGTGCAGTAGTATAAACCAAGATTTCAGTATCTGACTCAGTGATTCTCAACCTGGTAGCACTTCATATCCTGAGGAGCTTTGAAAACATGAGTTCAGGTCCCTCCTCCAAACCAGTTTAGTCGGTGTCTGATGGTGGAGCCCTGGCATCTCCCAAATGGTCCTGAGGTTCAACAAGGTCAGAGAACCGTTGACCAAGTATGTGCGCAGTAACTCACCATGGGTAGGTGGGAAAAACTGAGAGAAAATGGGGGGCGGTTGTGTTAATGGAACGCTCCCCGAGGGTGGGTCACCCCCTAGGGGACAGCAGCATTATCTGAAGACATCTTTGATTGTCACAGCTTGGGGAGTaggcaggagaggggaggggcagaGACCTCTTCTAGTGAGGAGCGGCCAGCACTCCTGCTGAGCAGCCAGTGGTACAGGGGCAGCCAGCACATCAGAGAAGCATCAGCACTGAGTGTCAGCAGTGCTGAGGTGGGAACAGTGGCCTGCTGGCTCTTGAGTCTGGCAGTGACCAGACTCACCCGTGAGGCTCCATGGCACAGCCCTCCAGGCGGCTCCCATCACTGGCATCAGGTGGCGGCCGGCTTTGAAGCCACTGTCATTGTGTCCTATAGTTCATTTTgatcttgttttctcttttgagTTTGATTTACTTAGTCCAAAAACTATAGAAGCATATTTTTCCATTGCTGACTTTTTTCCCCCATAAATACTGTGAggacattctttttttcctttacatttttaagaaaaagaacttcTTGAATCACTACCTCTTAGCAAGCTCTGTACTGAAGAACAGGAGTTGCTACATTTTCTATTTGAGAACAAATTAAAAAAGGTAAGTAAACATACAGAGTATTTgctttatgtaaatatatttctcaTTAAATTTGGCCTCTGTTCTTTTgctagttaaattttaaaaattattaatttaacaCATTTGCAAGAATTGATTTAGATTATTTACAGCATATGGTATGATTCCTAAGAAAGCTTCCAAAAATATCTCTTTCTCCAAGGGACTGCTTATAAAAGATTGAACTATCAGATAAATGGAATGTTGTGTGAAAATGCGGATGTCTTTTCTAATGCCTCCTGAACTTCTAATTTGTGAAATACTTCCTACCTGGGAATTCTATGATAAAATTGAGATGAGAATCAAAATTATTGAGAGGACCACTGATGAAATTTGAAGTTTAAAAAGTTTCCAGAGGCTCACACGTGTCCTTGTGCAAATCCTTTAAACACTTGGGCCTGACTGAGCCTGCCTTTTGATTTGGTGTTGCTCACCAAGCTCATGTTGACATTTCTCTGTTTCAGTATAATAAGCCTAGTGAAACTGTCATCCCTGAGTCTGTAGATGGTTTGCAAGAGAACCTGGATGTGGTGGTGTCTTTAGCTGAAAGACATTATTATAACTGTGATTTTAAAATGTGCTACAAGCTCACTTCTGTGTAAGTATATCCCCTCCTTTTTGCATAGGAACAGTCCAACCCATTTCACCTAGGAAATGTGTGGGACGTGTTTTCTAAGTAATCTTGAACTAATAGATGATAATTTAAGGTACTCTACCATTTGCAGAGAACCTAACGGGGTGTGTCTTAAAAGGGCAATTTACAGGCATAGGCTTATGCACCTTCATAGGTTTTTTCCATTAACTTGGGATTATATGTGTCTCTCATACCAGTCTTTGATAATTTGCAAGTTTGAAAAGAGCATTCTGGCACATAGTTGTATAAAATACATTCTTTGATAAGGTACAGATTACTAAAATCCTGTAGATACTGGGTGCTTAGTCAGGCTCATTAACTAGCCAAACTCTCTCCCCCCACACCAATTTTCGAGCATACATGGTTCAAACTTGACCTTTAGCTAAATTACATATACTATTTTTAACAGATCTTTTGAATCCAAAAGATCTTAAAATCCTTAAAATCCTAAAAATTTTAattgacaaatatatttttaatacattgttTTTTATCCTAAACAATGAGActacttattttattaaattacgTTTTTATTGATTTAAAGTAAATATGTGTGATAATACTTAATTTGCCCTTTCGCCCGTAGCCTGATCATAGCCTGATCATTGCCGTAACTGCAGCAGCCTGGGGTGATGGGGTAGGAAGGCGAGCAGGTGTGGGGATGCCCAgtgctgtgtgtggtgctgcGGTGATGAGCACACTGTAATGAGTGTGGTGTGTCAGTCAGTACACACTGTACATCGTACGCTGAGCATGGTGAGCGTCAGGGTGGTCTCAGGGTGCTCATGTCCTGCTTCGACTTtcagagcaatggagaaagacCCTTTCCATGCAAGTTGTCTACCTGTGCATATAGGGACACTTGTGGAGCTGAATAAAGCAAATGGTAAGAATATTCTTAAACAATTTATAAgaccaaaatattttctgtaactcTTGAAATGGCTCACAAGTTCTGGATAATTGAGATTGCAAGGAACAACATAATGGGTCCTACAGTGAAGGTGACTCTGGGGAAGAAACGGTTATCAAAGTGACCAGTGGCTCAGTGTGTCGTCTCAGCAGAGCACTGTTCTCTCCTCCGTCCTGCTTCCTTTTCCCAAATGGAACTTGTAGCCTGAGGTGTGTTAGGTTCAGTGTGTTGGGGGGcagtttttcctttcctctcttttgcAGTCTGTCAGAAAACTGGTACGGCAGGACTTAGCAACTGTTTGGAAGCTGGACGGAGGCAGATTTTTTACTTGTGCTTTCCATATTTAACATTTCAGAAACATTTTGTTGTGTTTGGACTAAATTCTCCCTTAAATCTTTTAAACTAAGTTGTGAGCTCTGTCAGGAGGAGGAGAGCCACTGGAATTCCAAGCACCTGCTGCTCAAGGTGTGGTGTATGGGCTGGCGCATCCCGGCTCTTGGAGGCCTGTTGGAGATGCTCCGTGCCCCTGGTCTGGTCACAGCCCGGGTCTGCATACATGTTACTCGAGGAAATTATCTTACCAACTTCCTGACAAACTGAAGAGTTTGGCCAACCCaactgggtgtgggtgtgggcatGGTTCATAACAGGCTGGTGGAGCGAGAGAAATGGGTGTTTCAGTGGGTGAGTCTCTTTGAGATGACCCGCAGGCTCTGTGCTGTGCTTGGCCACATGCCGCTCACCCAGTTTCCAGTCCCTCAGCAAGAGCTCTGCCCGCTTAGGGGTCTGGTATGGGGTAAGGGGGTTGTGAGTGGGTTGGTGACATAACTGTAGTAACTGCCCCACAGAGATTCTGTATTTCATTAGGCAAATGGATTTTTTTAtctagaaagaaaagaagtatGAAATAATTGCTGTGAGAACAAAATTTGTGATCATAAAGAGTTGTTAAGTGGTGGAAAGTCATATCCTAAAATTCATTTGCTAGAatgatttaattctttttttttctttctccctaatGTAGAGCTTTTTTATCTTTCTCATAAGTTGGTGGATTTATATCCTAGTAATCCTGTAAGTAAATAtaaatcctttttttcccttgctgTGTTTTTTTCTCACCTGACTTGAAGAAATGCCTAACACTGTTTAGACAGTAACATATATGTAAATTCAAGCaaataatgttttgttttaagtTGCTAGAGCAGAGTCTCCTAGTGCCTGTGATGACTGGAAGGCAGCGGTAGCTCTTCTGATCCATGAAGGTCTTTTTTAGTTTGCTGAAAtagtaaaacaaaattttcttttctgattatagaaattatatatgcttatttaaaaatatttaacataccaaaaaataaaatatgaaaggtGAaagccacacccacccaccctccataAGTAGCACTAATTCTTGGCGGCTTCCCAGATTGCACAGATAAGGCAACTTACTGAACTGTTCACTGACTGAATCATTGCATCTCCAAAATTGCTGTAGGTCACAACTAAGACTTAGAAAGAAGTTAAGGTCAGGGTCTAGGTCTTAGACACGAATCTGCACATTTAGGCTGGTGTGAAAATAACTTGTAAAGAGGCAAAACCAGTGCAAAGAGAAGTCCTCTGATGGGGTGGAACCAGGGTGAGCCGGGGGGACACACTGCAGGTGGGAAATCAGGACTCAGACTGGTTTTTGACAGCAGGTAGGGTTCAGGAGTCCCATATTGTCTGGAGTGCTACAGGGACATGATTGAGGGCATCTTGAGGTTGAGCTGAGAAGCATCTGCTCTTCGAGAACCTCAGTCTAGGCCAGAGGTCCGTTAGTAGACAGCTGGCCCAGAGAAGTTTCTGATTTTAACTAGACTATGTGGTGGAATGTCTAACCTACTCTCTGGCCTAATTTGTTAGAGATTGCCTATTCAAAGTCAAGCACCTTTGGTCATGATAAATTTTGAACATTTTAGGTGTCCTGGTTTGCAGTGGGATGCTACTATCTCATGGTTGGTCATAAAAATGAACATGCCAGAAGATATCtcaggtatgaatttattgccttcCTCCCCTGGGGTGAGCCTGTAGGAAGTGATTTATTGCTCATCCTCTTTAATACAGTAATTGTTAAGGACTCTGAACACAGTGTGAAAGAGTGAATGCCTTCTTCAGCAGCTTCCCTTCAGCTTGCATCAGTTACGTACCTCATCTTTATAAGATGTCATGAGGGGAGAGTCTAGTGATCGGTGCTGTGTACCTTGTTCCCAAGGAGCTTATAACATACttgaagttttatttataaataataataaatatggaACAGTAGAGATTAATATAAAGTAGTTTGAGAGGTTTTGGTTTTCACTTACAGAAATTCTATTAACCTTTTACTTGAAGGACTTCTTTTGTTAATAGTTTTGAAATTACATGAAATCGTACATGAGGTTAGGGTCACTAAAACTGTAAAACGAAATCCTTGGCATAGTAAACTGGCTTGTATAAGGATCTCTGGTTTTAGCTGAAGGAACTCCATGCAACCCAGTCAAACTACTTAGccattattattcatttatttaagaaaaatgtctAATATGTGAAGAATTAATTACTAAAGATTTAAAGTAATAATGCCTATGATTTCCTCTgtgtgaacaaaatagaaaatggatCTAAGGGAAAGTGCATAAACTTTGGACAAGACTTGAATTCTAATCAAGTTCTGATACTTACTAGCTGTAATTCTTTGGAAAAGATAATTTCTCTGACCCTTTCTTCTGAAAAAAAGGAATAATGTAACACTTGATTCCCAGGATCATTAGGAAAATTGATGACCCAAGAGGATCCTGCACTAGGAAGCAAGAGTGGGGGGCCCTCCAGTCAGCTGGGTGTTGAGCATCTCAGAGACTCTGTGCTTCTCCCAGAGTAGGAAGGTGATTCGTGTCATGATAGTTCTTTTGAGCTTTGCTTCTGTGATGTAGTGCTGGACTCTCCATGAAACTGAGGACGTCTGGgggaaagaaaacaagagaacatAAAGTGCTAGGATGTGGGACCCTCACCCTTTATATTGCCCTGTTTGCGGTCTGTGCTCTTTAATCCTTGTGTGGGTCACCAGAGTGTCTGTTGGTCGAAGACTACTTGTGGCTGCTCAAGACAGTGTGGTCCAGTCTGTTGGAACCTGGGTGATTCTCTTATGGCCATCGGTAGGATGTCACTTAATTTTTCCAGCCTCAGTATACTTTTcttcaaaatacaaataacccatcTTGCACCTTATTAGAACTAGATAATGCATATAAGGCATCTCAGAGGGTGCCAGGCACAAAACAGGTTCCCAGCACATGGTGCTGCTACCATGATTTATCTACTAGGTTGTGAAATAAAGGTCTTGGGAGTAAGTAATATATGTAAATTCTACACAGAATGCTAACTATAGTACCTAAAAAGCGGACCTCTCCtaaagtttcttaaaaatttgcCTGTGCTATTTAttaatcattcttttattttaaataaatcaatgcAAAGGTTGACAGCTCATTTATCTAATTCTAATGACCTGGAAGCCATCAGCTTCTATAAAATTAGCCAGCAGCTCAAGAATTAATACTGTGTCGTTGGGTGAAACTTCTCGTTTCAGCAAAGCCACCACGCTGGAGAAGACCTACGGGCCTGCGTGGATAGCCTATGGGCACTCCTTTGCAGTGGAGAGCGAACATGACCAAGCCATGGCTGCCTACTTCACAGCGGCCCAGCTGATGAAAGGGTAGGGCGGGGCGGGCTCTGCTCCAGAGGGGCTTGTTCGCCTAACAAGGAGATTTCTGATGTTTCTGTCACTGCCCTGTGGTTGCTAAGCAACAAGAATGCCTTATGTGCATCTTGTTAGTAGTTTATGACTGTGAAATATCAGTGGGAATTGAGGGAGAAAGCAGGTGGTATGATTTTTGCCTCGCAGGCTTTAAGGAAAGGCTGCTGGGCAGTTAGGCGAGGGGAGAGATGAGAGGGAAGCGCGTTTTCATGGGCTTAGGCAAGAATGCAAGTAGTCATGAGCAAAATTGTTAAGTATATCCTACTCATGCCGGAAAGGATTTGATGTGGCCAAGTGATAATGCAGAACTGTATTTGCCCATGTTCTGTATTTGTATTGGCAGTAAATGTATTGATGTTAACTGATGTAAGTGTACCCTACGAGTAAGTTACTTTGGGGAGAAGACTGTTGATACTATTCCAGTTGACTCTTTGGAGTCAGCGTCGGTTACACCTTTCAGTGCCCTTTCATGTGGGCTGCCTCTACCAAACACCGCTTCCAACTGTGTGAAAGGTAGTGGGAATGCGGTAGTTCGGAGTGCTCTTCTGAAGTCAGACTGCCTAGTGATCTTGGCAAATCATGTACCGTCTTAAAAAGTAGGAATGATAGCAATACTTACACCTAGGCTACTATGAGGAGTAGTTGAAACAATGCCAGTTAAAGACTCTGCCTAGTGTCTGAGATGTAGAAAGCACTCAGTAGAAGTTAGCTACCTTAATTTGCTTGTAGTGTTCAGGAGTGGgatcatatatttatttgtattgatTTTCATCTCCTTAGGTTTGACTTACTTTTTCAGACTATCAGATTTTGGTACCCAGTTCTGCATCTAAATTATTAtcctcagctttttaaagttATATCAAATGTGACACATGACTTTCATATCTAACTAGTCATCCATGAAAATATTGTCAAATAACTCCCTAACTGTCCTACTCAGTTCAGGCTGCCATAATAAAACACCAGAGAtggggtgacttaaaacaacagacatttatttcctcacagttctggaggctgggaagtctgtgGTAGGAGTTGCAAGCTGACTCAGGTTCTGGTGGGAGCTCCGGATTGGTTGAGGCTGCCTTCCCACTACATCCTCTCACGGTGGAGAGTGTGCCCTGCTCTGTCTTCCTCTTAAATGGTTCAGCCTGTTGAACCAGggtcccaccctcatgacctcatcaacctttattatttctccaaatacagtcatattgggggttagggcttcacaTGAATTTGGGAGAGACACATACCTTCAATCTATGACTAACATATTACTAGAAATAATCCTCCAGGTTGAAATTGTTCAACCAGTTACTGATCCACCTGAAAGGTCCTTATACCCAGTCCAGCTTTCTCCTTATCTATGAAGATGTGTGAGACCTTCTCCAGTCTTTGCTGAAGCTGGACTCCAGGGTCTGCATACATCCCCAGTCTGGCAGTCTGACAAGTTGACAGAAAAATCTTGATAACTGGCCTTGAGTTGCATGCTGGGGTCtgctaattgtttttttttttttttctactctgGGTACTCACAAACCCAGAATAGTTATTATATAATTCCTAGCTAAGAATCAAACCAATGATAACTGATGACATGATTAATATCTTTAATGTTTCCCAACCTAacaaactttaattaaaaattcaaattagcTCATCAAGATAAATACTGTTTTTCCCTCAGTTTCACCTCCCCATCAGAACAGCTTTGCATTCTCTAAACTTGCCCTGTGTTTGGGTAAATGTTtgaaattatgtaaatattctgAATTTTCCTTCATGGTTTCTTCTTGGGAGTCATtagttatttaggagtgtgttacTTAATTTCtgcatatttgtgaatttctcaCATTTCCATCTGTTGTTATTTCTAATTGAATTCCACTGTGGTTGGACAACATACTGTGTGTGATTTCAATCCATTTATTACCTGACACACTGCATCCTGGGTTCTGGTGCATGGAGGCTCTGCTCTTATGGGTGTGTGTAGAATAGCTGCCTGCCCCTTAGGTCTGATGGAGTCACAGTGTTGTTCACATCTTCTACTTCCTGGATGATCTTCCACCTGGTTAGTTATTCTACCCATTACTGCAAATGGGGTATGAAACCTGCAACTAGTACTGTAGAATATTGTATTTTGGGTCCCTCATGTTAGTATCTTGATGGATTGAgctttttatcattataaaatgtctttCATTGTCTGTAGTAACACATtctgtctattttgtctgatactggtacaTTCACACCAGCCCTCCTCTGTTACTGTTTCCAGGGTGTgttcttttccatccttttacttgtAACTTGCTTATTACTTTGAATCTAAACAGTGCCTCTTATAGAAAACATATAGTTGGATCATGGTTTTATTATCTGTTCTGccaatttcttgccttttggtgGTGTTTTATCTACTTATGTTAATATAGTTGCTGATAAGGTAGGATTTATGattaccatttttctcttttttgtgtcaTACAtccctttttattcttctgttcCTCATTACTGCCTTCTCTATGACAGATGTAATGTGCccttttaattccattttctcttaaaatatgtagtttgaggatttttttttagtggttaTTTTGGGCATTACAGTCAACACTTTAAAGCAATCTAGTTTGGATAAACAGCAACCCGGGCGCTTTCCAGCAGCAACAGTCTTCTGATTCTCCAGACACTAGCTGGTCCTCCAGGGCAGTACGGTCCTGACACCACCTTCCTGCAGTTACACTGGCGAAggactcagtcccacaagacttccCTCCCCTTTCAGATGCCAGTCACCAGCCCTAGGCCATTCACACTTCTGACTAAACCAGGGGTTCCCATGCCCCCCTAAGTTTTGATTATTTGCTAGAATTTCTCACCGAACTCAGGATAGCACTTTACTTGTATCTGCCAA
It includes:
- the CDC16 gene encoding cell division cycle protein 16 homolog isoform X5, with the translated sequence MNLERLRKRVRQYLDQQQYQSALFWADKVASLSHEEPQDIYWLAQCLYLTAQYHRAAHALRSRKLDKLYEACRYLAARCHYAAKEYQQALDILDMEEPINKRLFERHLKDESGLKDPSSDWEVSQSSIKSSICLLRGKIYDALDNRTLATYSYKEALKLDVYCFEAFDLLTSHHMLTAQEEKELLESLPLSKLCTEEQELLHFLFENKLKKYNKPSETVIPESVDGLQENLDVVVSLAERHYYNCDFKMCYKLTSVAMEKDPFHASCLPVHIGTLVELNKANELFYLSHKLVDLYPSNPVSWFAVGCYYLMVGHKNEHARRYLSKATTLEKTYGPAWIAYGHSFAVESEHDQAMAAYFTAAQLMKGCHLPMLYIGLEYGLTNNSKLAERFFGQALSIAPEDPFVMHEVGVVAFQNGEWKTAEKWFLDALEKIKAIGKEVTVDKWEPLLNNLGHVCRKLKKYAEALDYHRQALVLIPQNASTYSAIGYIHSLMGNFENAVDYFHTEQTLKTN
- the CDC16 gene encoding cell division cycle protein 16 homolog isoform X1 codes for the protein MNLERLRKRVRQYLDQQQYQSALFWADKVASLSHEEPQDIYWLAQCLYLTAQYHRAAHALRSRKLDKLYEACRYLAARCHYAAKEYQQALDILDMEEPINKRLFERHLKDESGLKDPSSDWEVSQSSIKSSICLLRGKIYDALDNRTLATYSYKEALKLDVYCFEAFDLLTSHHMLTAQEEKELLESLPLSKLCTEEQELLHFLFENKLKKYNKPSETVIPESVDGLQENLDVVVSLAERHYYNCDFKMCYKLTSVAMEKDPFHASCLPVHIGTLVELNKANELFYLSHKLVDLYPSNPVSWFAVGCYYLMVGHKNEHARRYLSKATTLEKTYGPAWIAYGHSFAVESEHDQAMAAYFTAAQLMKGCHLPMLYIGLEYGLTNNSKLAERFFGQALSIAPEDPFVMHEVGVVAFQNGEWKTAEKWFLDALEKIKAIGKEVTVDKWEPLLNNLGHVCRKLKKYAEALDYHRQALVLIPQNASTYSAIGYIHSLMGNFENAVDYFHTQALGLRRDDTFSVTMLGHCIEMYIGDSEAYIGADIKDKLKCYDFDVHTMKTLKNIISPPWDFREFEVEKQTVEETGLAPLETSRKTPDSRPSLEETFEIEMNESDMMLETSMSDHST
- the CDC16 gene encoding cell division cycle protein 16 homolog isoform X4, with amino-acid sequence MNLERLRKRVRQYLDQQQYQSALFWADKVASLSHEEPQDIYWLAQCLYLTAQYHRAAHALRSRKLDKLYEACRYLAARCHYAAKEYQQALDILDMEEPINKRLFERHLKDESGLKDPSSDWEVSQSSIKSSICLLRGKIYDALDNRTLATYSYKEALKLDVYCFEAFDLLTSHHMLTAQEEKELLESLPLSKLCTEEQELLHFLFENKLKKYNKPSETVIPESVDGLQENLDVVVSLAERHYYNCDFKMCYKLTSVAMEKDPFHASCLPVHIGTLVELNKANELFYLSHKLVDLYPSNPVSWFAVGCYYLMVGHKNEHARRYLSKATTLEKTYGPAWIAYGHSFAVESEHDQAMAAYFTAAQLMKGWKTAEKWFLDALEKIKAIGKEVTVDKWEPLLNNLGHVCRKLKKYAEALDYHRQALVLIPQNASTYSAIGYIHSLMGNFENAVDYFHTALGLRRDDTFSVTMLGHCIEMYIGDSEAYIGADIKDKLKCYDFDVHTMKTLKNIISPPWDFREFEVEKQTVEETGLAPLETSRKTPDSRPSLEETFEIEMNESDMMLETSMSDHST
- the CDC16 gene encoding cell division cycle protein 16 homolog isoform X3, producing the protein MNLERLRKRVRQYLDQQQYQSALFWADKVASLSHEEPQDIYWLAQCLYLTAQYHRAAHALRSRKLDKLYEACRYLAARCHYAAKEYQQALDILDMEEPINKRLFERHLKDESGLKDPSSDWEVSQSSIKSSICLLRGKIYDALDNRTLATYSYKEALKLDVYCFEAFDLLTSHHMLTAQEEKELLESLPLSKLCTEEQELLHFLFENKLKKYNKPSETVIPESVDGLQENLDVVVSLAERHYYNCDFKMCYKLTSVAMEKDPFHASCLPVHIGTLVELNKANELFYLSHKLVDLYPSNPVSWFAVGCYYLMVGHKNEHARRYLSKATTLEKTYGPAWIAYGHSFAVESEHDQAMAAYFTAAQLMKGWKTAEKWFLDALEKIKAIGKEVTVDKWEPLLNNLGHVCRKLKKYAEALDYHRQALVLIPQNASTYSAIGYIHSLMGNFENAVDYFHTQALGLRRDDTFSVTMLGHCIEMYIGDSEAYIGADIKDKLKCYDFDVHTMKTLKNIISPPWDFREFEVEKQTVEETGLAPLETSRKTPDSRPSLEETFEIEMNESDMMLETSMSDHST
- the CDC16 gene encoding cell division cycle protein 16 homolog isoform X2; amino-acid sequence: MNLERLRKRVRQYLDQQQYQSALFWADKVASLSHEEPQDIYWLAQCLYLTAQYHRAAHALRSRKLDKLYEACRYLAARCHYAAKEYQQALDILDMEEPINKRLFERHLKDESGLKDPSSDWEVSQSSIKSSICLLRGKIYDALDNRTLATYSYKEALKLDVYCFEAFDLLTSHHMLTAQEEKELLESLPLSKLCTEEQELLHFLFENKLKKYNKPSETVIPESVDGLQENLDVVVSLAERHYYNCDFKMCYKLTSVAMEKDPFHASCLPVHIGTLVELNKANELFYLSHKLVDLYPSNPVSWFAVGCYYLMVGHKNEHARRYLSKATTLEKTYGPAWIAYGHSFAVESEHDQAMAAYFTAAQLMKGCHLPMLYIGLEYGLTNNSKLAERFFGQALSIAPEDPFVMHEVGVVAFQNGEWKTAEKWFLDALEKIKAIGKEVTVDKWEPLLNNLGHVCRKLKKYAEALDYHRQALVLIPQNASTYSAIGYIHSLMGNFENAVDYFHTALGLRRDDTFSVTMLGHCIEMYIGDSEAYIGADIKDKLKCYDFDVHTMKTLKNIISPPWDFREFEVEKQTVEETGLAPLETSRKTPDSRPSLEETFEIEMNESDMMLETSMSDHST